AAAATGACTGCCGGTGCACAACCAAGAGCCTTGAAGTGCTGGCGActttggggcttcaaagcaccCAATCACCTGCTATCATTGAGATAGCAGGTGCCTTCCACTTTCtgaatttggcctgtgaggctagGATCTCATAAGGACCTGGCTCAGCCCATGTCATGCAAAGAAATGCTGCAAACCGGGTGCCAGTCCTGGCAACGTAACCAAGCAGGCTGTGCCCGCCTCAGGCTACGGGCTAAAGGCACCCACAGCCAAAGCTGCACCGGGCTCTTTCCCTTCTGGCGGATCCAGAGCAAACCTGTATCGCGCAGCAGGAAACAGCACCGAAAGGTTGCCTGCGGCTGCTCCATTGTTCTTGCAACGCTTGTTCCTTGACTTTGCAACATGATCGAGGGAGAGAGGAGTCACTGGTCGcccgcgctccccccccccggccaaagcTACAATCGAGAGCGCATATCTCCCACTCTCTGGTGGCCGCTCCTTCGCCTTTATTCTGATCCCTGAACGCAGTGGCTGAGTGCCCAAAGATTTCCTGTGCCCTGCTTCCCGCAACCTGCCTGGGCACAAGATGCCAGATGTAGGGAGGACATTGCAGCCCAGGCTCTGGCGCACAGCCAAGCTGCCAACGGCATccttgtaaaaaaagagagagagaaactcaggTGGAACTACGGCCGGCTGATCTGGGGAACAGCGAGAGGCCTGTTTTTGTTGGCCTTCCCTGCAAGGAATTCCAAAGGGATGAAGAAGCCTGGTACTGGCGGGTGCCACCCCCAGGATTTCTGAGAAGTGACAAGGGAGGAGGGCGCATTTCGTAGCAGGCACCCTCGAGTCCACAAAAATATTTAACCCCTTTGAAAATCGTCTACCTTTGAGGTAGTGGAAACAAAGGAAGTTGGCTTAAAATGAGCCAGGTCATCGGCCCACCTAGCTCAGAAGCACTCCAGAGTCTgaagcaggctttttttttctcAGTCCCTGActttctggagatgctggggattcagtcccagcatgcaaagcacatgcccCGCCATTGAGCTGTAGGCCTTTCCCTGAACTGCTGGTGGTTTCCCTGGAATACATTTCTCCCGTCTGTTTTCCTGTCCCATGCCTTTGACAGAGTCTCAACATGTAGGTGCCAGGGGCCAGCAGGCCCATAAAAACGGATTGTGTACGGAGACAACGCAATCTTTATCGATGGTTATTTCTTCAGCGCATTCCTGCGCCAGCTTTCTTCTGCTTGGAAGGTTACGGGTGATTGAGTGGCGTACAAATCCTGTTAAATTGAAAAACacaacctctctctttctctctgttcccAGCTGAGTCACCAAGGGAGCCCGTTTAGCGACTCCGGCTTCGATGCCCAGAGGCTGCGCTACGAAGGGGTGCCAACGGCCGCCATCCCATTCCTGGAATGGCGGACTCTCAGCCACGTCAAGCGTGTGGAGAAGAATTACGAGGCCTACACCGCCTTCGCGGAGTTCCTGCAGCTGGTCCGGGACGACCAGTTTGAGCTCAACCCCACCAAAGTGGAACTTCTGGATATGCTGAAGGTGACTCGCTTGCGTATCCAAGGCCTCCTCAGCAACTTGACTGCCATCATGTCTGCCTTGGGAGCGCCGCCCGCCGCCGTCACGGACCCCCTCATGCTGGAGTCTGTGGAAGCCGACACGTTCGAAAAGAAAGTCCGGGGCTACGTGGTGTGCCACACGTACAAAGAGTGGATTGACCGGACGGTGAAAGACTTCTCTCTCCTCGCGGAGAAATTCCCAGCCTAAGGATCGCTCAAGGAGTAACTCCCAGGTTTAAAGGGTTCCTCCGTTCTCCTTGCTGCAGATTTCTTAGGGAAGCAGGCGTAGGGAGAAGACAGACACAATACCCACAGACTGGTGGAGAAGATCTGGAAGTGCCCTTGTTGCGTCCAGTCCAAACATTTATCTCCAGAGCTGAGCTCTGGAAAAAGCAGCAACTCACTCGTCAGGTTTTCAGTAGAAGCCTGTGGTTGCGCATGGTGCTGATTGGCCGCCTCCCCTGACTGTGCTTGGTGCTCATTGGCTGCTGCTCCCCTGTGATGTCACTAAGGGCCTCTCCAGATCATGCACTAAAAAAACCACCAAcctttcccattttaaaatataataataataataataataataataataataataataatactggtaatAATGCAACATATGATAAATGCGTAAGAATGTttatgcagcattttaaaaagatgcagattatatatatatatatatatatatatatatatatatatatatatatatgtccagtagcaccttagagaccaactaagtttgttcttttgtgtgcatgcacacttcttcacacatgtgcatgcacatgcaagctcataccaagaacaaacttagttggtctctaaggtgctactggacaatttaaaaataaaataaaatatatttctactgcatcagaccaacacggctacctacctgaatctagaaattAAAAAGGTGTGTTTAAAAAGACAAACAACCTCCCTGGAAGTGTCAGTGAGGAGGGAGGACAAGGCTGTTGGTTGAACATGCACGTGATTGGCTGGCACACTTGCCTGCCACTTCAGTTCTAAGGCCTTGGTCGCCCCAAGTTTTTAAAGTCTGCCTTCACCCTGTGAGGTCAACTTGTGCACTTGTGCTCAGCGAGATCTCTTGCATTTATGCTTCCTGGTTTTGCACTTTGTCCTCCTGCTGGGGGTGGTCTATTATTTCCAGTGGCAAACAGTCAGGCGTACACTTAAACTGAGATTAATATGATTTCAACTCTGACTGCATATCACAACTACTGTTACAGTGGGAGGGGCGGTGAGAGAGAGAACTAGATCTGTCTACTGATCCATCCCAGCCTTTTCCAATTtgctgctcttcagatgtttttggactgcaattcccatcagctctacTCATCTTGGCAGTCTTTgcgggggttgatgggagttgtagtccaaaacatttggagtagGCCACATTGGCAAGTCTGATCTATATACGCACAGATGCATATTTATGAAGTGATTGTTATTTATGTCCCAGCGAAGTTTGTATGGGTTATTTATGTACTATTTAACGAGGGGCAATGGGATCtaatttattctatttttttctgATGTCCAACCATCCTCTGGAGATGCAATAATGCTTAAGAAgagctgaaagagagagaaaagttccaCAGAGGGGGTGGCCATTTAGAAAAGGACGGAAAATTACAAAATAGACTGTAAAACGAGGACACTAATAATGTATGTCAATAATCTGATGCTTGCAACCCCAACACATGGCTGCCTGTGACATGTCAGTGTTTCATATCCACGACACTTTCCAGTGTACGTAATTTACATATTCATCAGCACTTCATCAAGGAGGTGGGGGCATCACACATAGACAGGACCGGCCCAAAACATTTCACTGCCTGAAGCAACAACCGTTGGATCTTACACCAACAGTGTCAACAGGGCAGCGTTCTCCATTGCATCTTAGGGCAGAAGACTAGCTTGCGGGATTCAAGGCAGGCTGCAGGGCACATGCAGTTCTGTCCCCACAACAACTTGTTGCCACCCCATGCCCTCCAGCATTTACTACCTGAGGCGGTAATCTCACACTACCTGATGGTAGAGCCGGCCCTCTCCCTTGACCATTCAGTGGTtatgaatgatgggagatgtggtccaaaatatctagaggacaccaggctggtggggtgggtgggtgtggccaaTTCCCTTGATGAATTTGTGAACTTTGCAGGGCCTTTCAAGCAATGTGAAGAGATAACGGGATGCACATTACTGCTTGGTTTGATGTCATCCTGATGAACCACATCTGAAGAGCCCATCAGACCTGGGGGTAGTGAGGACAAGAGTTATGGGACTGCCGTTATTTGCTCTGTGCCTTAGATATTGAACAAAGAATGTATTTGTAacaccatcatctctgaccactggccctcttagctagggatcatgggaattgtaggccaaaacatctggagggccgaagtttgggggtgcctggtatagccATTTCTGGGGTGGTTGGTAAAATCCTGTGGAGGATATCTTGGGTAAAACCAAGTGGCTTTAAAATAAAGTCTTTTatattcttcatatttttttctcacCTCTCAATGATATTataaattggttttttaaaaaatgattttattttgtatgatatttttaaatacttttttttaaaaaaagaatgttgaaAATAGTATATTTTTGGTACCTCGGCAATCATTCCTTGCAGGATTTCTTTGGATGTATCCTTGCCTTTTGTACATACATGGGACTTTATTTTGTCTAATAAAATCCATGACATTGGAGGACCCAGGGGTTTGTCTCTCTTTTTGTCTGTGAAGGTGTGGGTGCTTGGGCAACAGTAGTCTATTCTGGCAGAACTAGGTTGAAGAAGAGCTCAAATTAACATCCAAAATAAAGAGTAAAAATGGTAACACCCCTCCCTGATGTATTTGCCCTGTGCTCCTTGTAAACTGCCTGACTGAGAGACTTTCCAAAGACCAAATGTGAGCTGTACTATGCTCCTTGCAAAAGACTGGTGCAGGTATGCAATCTCTAACAAAAGGAGCTTTCAGTCAGTCGCTAGTTTGCTGGCGGGATTCAACCACATACCGGAAATTTAGGTTTTATTAACTAAAGTCTTATCACCGTAGCGTGACGAacttacttaaaaacaaacaaacaacttttttgcagttaggaaagtgatgaggaaatgcactgaaaagtgagggGCATACAAATGGTTAACGAGAAAACATCTTAACGCCCCACAAGCAAACCAGGAGGAAGGTTTTCACTGTTGTATAAGgcccttgcaaacaaatcagaatgagcaCTCAGTAAGGCCTGGGGATATTCTAACTTCTGTctaagctttgtgcaaacaaagcAAATGGAACGGCTCAGTGAACAGGTCATTTGGAGAAGCCCCAAAATTGTGTTTGAGGAAACAGGAGACTTGCTTTCCAGACTTGCAAAATCCCTGTGCAGGTTTTATCAACACGGGAGCAAGAAGTGGAGCTGGGCCACGTAACCCTGCACCTAAATATCTAGCCCTTCCATCTGGTTCCTGTCTTGACGTCCGCAAGCACAGCTTGCAGGATATCTGCATGGAGGGAGGGACAGTCACAGTGTCTGAGTTAGGCCAAAACGGTAATAAACAATAGCTTAGTGCGGAGCTGGGGAACCCGCGGCCCTCAGACGtagccaaactacaactcccatgctgcctggggctaatTGGGTTGGAGCACTTCTGCCGGAAAAGTATATAGTTAAAAAGAAGTGCGTCTTCAGGTGTAGGTTCTGGGTGCGAAAATACGGCATGAAATGTCCACAGTTAGTGGCGTGACCCTGGAGTTCTAAGCCGTCATGCTGCACGTATCTTTTGCAGGATAGATGTGTCTGTTGTCCTGCATCACTTCTGAGGAAACGAAAGTGAGAGGATCTGCCGCTTCCTGCCTTTGAAGCAGCTCCCTGGcactaaaggaggaggaggaggagaaagtgtgaCCTTTGTTTGCCGCCTCTTGAAGGCCTGTGGGGCAGCATGTCAGCCTCTGAGTCCAAGGTTATCTGCTCAGAGACCGGAGTgtcactctccctctccctcaaaaAAACAATTCGCACCCTTTCCAACGAATGTTTGAGGAgatgacagagaaaagaaagcaatggACGGGAGCCAGGAATTCTGGGTGTTGTCGCTGGGAATGTGCAGAGATTGAAGCTGGCTGTTGTGTAGGCTCTCTAAGCCCACGGTGGTGTTCAGTTTCTTCCTTTGTCTCCCCTGATTTCTTTATAACGTCTAATTCCATCCTTCCTTTACCCCCCTACCCACCAAACGCTACCCCCATCAAGACACGGGCACGGCTGCCCCCTGTTGGATGAGCTCGGGTGCATTTTATCCCCAATTGCTTCAACCCAAAAGGAAGCAAAGAGGCCGAAAGGAAGACCCAACTGCGACAGGCAAACCTCCTGCTAGGCTTTGAATGACAGGccgaaattcaacaggtgcagctccccccccctgcctcttcATGCTGGGGGATTAAAAAAATAAGCCAGTTGTATTATTGGCACCTTTCATCTAGCCACCAGAGAAAAGATGGCAACCACTGGTTTTTGTGAGAGGGAAGGGCTCTATAAGAAGGTTAAAGAAGGCTTCTGAGCATGGATGTGCACACCCGGGTCCAGATCCATGTTTGAGGAGTCATGAGGCAGGAAGCTCTCTAGGCATCCTTTGAATTTCTCATAATTCCTCAGAGCAGGGTGTGCCaacctcttttgggccagtggggATATGTGGAATTTTTGAGAAAGCGGTGTgggcgccagtcacaaaatggctgccatgggagtATGGCATAATGGCcgacatttaaaaagaaacacacacacacagaaaaagagGCAGGCCCTCAAAATGATGtggggattccccctccccaagaccTTTTCCAGGCGCCACAAGAGGTGGTTGCAGCCATGGGCACCCATGGGCACCACGTTAGTGACCGGTGCCTCACTTGGTGCTAATCCAGGCTGACCCAGCCCACAAGGCCTACTGAATAGAGCAAAATGGATGGTAGTCATGGAGCTGTTTTTTGGCTCTCTGGAAGCTGCTTGTAAGGATTGCTGTGACAGGAGGGATAAGTCGGCATGAGACTTTGGCTCCCGGAGAGATAAGGGAAACACTGTGCTTGATAAGAAGCCATGAGGAATATGGTCAGGAAGTACAATAGCAGGAGAAACCGCAATatgtttgcttctgttttgagAAGCGGCAGATACGATGATGAAACATGTTTATATGCCCGGTATGACTAACAGCATGCTGTGAGGATGTCATTATTTCTCCTGGGAAATTCTGATCATGCACAGAGGGTGAAGAAGCCGTTGCTATcttgtgggtgggattcaattgcATACTGGCAAATTTAGATTGCACAATTAAAGCGGATGTGGTGCACGTGTGACAAATCAacttccaaaacacacacacacacacacacacacacacacacacaccatacctttTGTGGCAAGTAAAGTGAGGGGGAAATACACAGGAAAGTGTGGGATCACAACGGCTTGATGCAACATTGTATGGCCtcccttgcaaacaaatcagaatgaaataataaatagcaGCTGTCACCTCCCCACATAATTTGCGCagacaaatcagggtgaatgctcaagaCCCTTGTCCTCTCTCAGTTCATTATAAAGAATGATGCATCTAGACTTTTATCAACTTTCCCCCGTTTTGATACCCATGAGACTCAAAGGGTGTACAATCTTCATGCCTGTATAGAAAAATAGTTGTACATGCCTGAGTACTTTTCCCTTGTAATGTTCGATGCGTGCAGTATCTGTGTACACGATAATTGAGCTGTGCAAATAAAAAAGTGTACAGTCTTTCACCAAACACTTGAACAGGTGCAAGCATGCACCTGTTtccagtgtaatgtgtgaacatgCTCAGCTTCACTGGACTCCCTACTATTCCCCcatctgctttcccccttttctttatttctttggcCACAATCCCACCATACATCTGAAGCGCTATGAtactgtcatgaactggcaggatgacagggaggaggaaaaggatccCGGCAAGGGGTGTAGCCAGGGCTGGGACACCCTggagcaagctggggatggggaaggagaggttggcgTAGGAAGTGCTCACAGGGTGATGGAGGATGACGAGGGGATGGGGGTCCGTGCATGGGAACAAGAGCAACAGGACTCATCACCAGAGGGCCCCTGTCTCTACAAACATGGTGGgtgcgaaataataataataaaaacaaaaacatggcgggctctgaggtgtagggagaAGTGGGCAGGGTGCTCCAggaagctgaggcaggcaagggcccacagcccagctccctagctggccaggtgaggctctgggaggaggtgtgtgagtcCTTGGCTGGAGTAGGCTTCGACAGGTGACGTTCACCTGCCTCCTCGAACCCAGATGCTGTAATCCATCAGCATGCAAAGtgtaaaagggcagcagagctgaggtgctgtgtctccTTAGCTCTCCATGTTGATGGTCCTTCACTGGAAATGTTGCTGGACATCGATGGGACTGGGCTTCAGGgctgactctggactgtatcctgactgctggattttggacttggctacttggattgaccctgaacctcatttcctgacctttggacttcACTTGTGTGGCTTGACCTTCAGACTTCAAACTTTGGACTTGGCCTACTAACTTGTTGCAGGACTTTAAACACCttatggcttcctgcaaagactcctggaaactgtagtttatcaAGGATGCTGAAAGTCGTTGGGGGTCTCCTATTcacctcatggagctacaattccccgagTTTCCTGTGAATTCATTGTTAAATCCCTCTAGGAAccgtagctttgtgaggggagaAGGGTCATCTgtaggattgccatatgtcctctttttccagggcatGTCCtatttttcatgggtagagtcgtcatagTGCTCCATGATTAAAAGTAGAAGTCTGCGATTGTGTcctcttttctgctcttcaaaatatggcaaccctattagctTTGTGAGTCCTTCCTATTTAAATCCCTGCTATTCTTTTATCCTTCTCTctgaatggttttttgttttttgaagaggTGATAACTCTCACACTCAGATTTTTCCTCACTTGGTCATAGATTAAGAACCCATAATCCATGGTGTTTACCatagaacagaatcatagaattgtagaattgaagggatcctgagggtcatctaatcgaaccccctgcaatgcaggaatcttttgcgcaacgtggaacttgaacccacaaccctgagattaagaatcccaTGCACTGCCAGCTGAGCTGTGTTGGGCTTCCTCTCCTTCCGACATCCTAGAAGGCCTTGGTCCCTTTGCCTCTATTGACCTTCGCCTGAACTGGCTGCCTTTTGATCTCTAGTGCACATGAGCTTTCCCTCCCCATCCGCTTCTGCTCTCTGTGGTTTTCCTGTCTAGATCATGCAGATCCTCTTTTCTCCTTTCAAGTCAGTTTTTACTGAATCCAGGAATTTCTGAAGCAAGCAGGGGTTGACCAATGCTAGCTGTCTTCAGTGACTAACCAAATATCTGTGGTTACCGGAGCCCTCCTTTCCCCAATGGGGCTCCACACATTTGAAATGGAAGTGCAAAGTTAGGGCAAGTTCTCCCCAGCTCTAGCTTGTAGCTGGGTAGTTCTGTTCTTTAAGGTTGGTgggttttcccccccaaaaggcaAAATGGGGAACCCTGACATCAACGTTTCACAAAACGAGGTGTATGTGTTGCCTGGAGCAGTGCAAACATCTTCCGAAATCCCGAGGGGCTCCCTTGGAGGCTGCCGCCCCCCAACCTATGTGACGAACCCTTTTGGAGATTTGTTATGGAACTAAGGACACAGAGAACTCCTTATCTGGGCTGGCATCCAACAATCGGGTTTATGCAGGAAGTGGCGGGGCTGGTGGGTGATCGGAATTCAATGCAGTGCTTTATAGCTGAAGGCATATTTCATTTACTGGTTCCACTGGGTCGTTGGACGTAGCCCAGTATCTTTGGATGACGCAAAAGGGATAttctaaagcaaacaaacacattctTTGCAAGAGCTGTGTATAAATTCCATAAGACAAAACAGGGGAGAATAATTTTGCATCCATCCAATAAAGTTGGCATACTTCGCTCTGGCATAATTTATTCTTCCTGTCatgggggttgttgctgttggtgttgctgttgttattattattattatggcatgtGAAGAAGTGTTCTATCAGGTCAGCCTACTTGAGCTTCTAGCTTAGGATTGCCCTCTTACTATACAGACTGGCAATGGTGGGTTTTGGGGGAGATGTGTTTCACACGGGGGGTTGGCGCCAGATTTTGGGGGAGCCCATGGCAGCGGCCAGGTCTTACTTGGACCAGAAACCTATAATATCAGAAAATTTCATATACCTGTGGGCCAGGGTCTTACATTTTGGATAACTTAAAATGGCAATCAACCACTGTGGATGGGAGCTGTGCTACAACACCCACTGCCAAAGAGCACCCAGGGGCCAGGCCAGGAGGGCAGAGCTGGGTCAGgctgactttaaagccctaaacgg
The window above is part of the Zootoca vivipara chromosome 13, rZooViv1.1, whole genome shotgun sequence genome. Proteins encoded here:
- the CTF1 gene encoding cardiotrophin-1 — translated: MAEYLRHDEESYGETGSVNKALATTLLAVVQASWHWRHSRPVAIVLVCLKTQPCTEYSFCSFSARSLLVICAGLVHIVSPDRDSPVNAIIGQTFNLARLMKANSTVLLNTYLSHQGSPFSDSGFDAQRLRYEGVPTAAIPFLEWRTLSHVKRVEKNYEAYTAFAEFLQLVRDDQFELNPTKVELLDMLKVTRLRIQGLLSNLTAIMSALGAPPAAVTDPLMLESVEADTFEKKVRGYVVCHTYKEWIDRTVKDFSLLAEKFPA